A genomic window from Silene latifolia isolate original U9 population chromosome 11, ASM4854445v1, whole genome shotgun sequence includes:
- the LOC141612352 gene encoding uncharacterized protein LOC141612352 has protein sequence MEEEVQLVLEFLRKNGFKNVEFALKEDLTEINTISTTNNNTINTINNFNNNVDVDDGCLCDLEKFVFPMMPPPVKLPIHSRRTRVADSGLGSVPVSGLNSGSGSGLDESGDDEFKSMKSSTSASGVYSSDFSNPYGQRSTTQPGSGTSSDRLSQFGTAREYQEFDMQTDLWYDDKDDGPYMTPSFGGLDPFGCPTEDKFVMTSETGTLSKNPFSFNRLSEGSEGSDSRFEYPFQSHDIRIENIDNGQVKDYYHLDDELNPQVGIRWELDRAGYSDVEDIDSKLKEFSLKDSVQEPDGSRNIYEAEKQELLVVNRYDFGPGDCKELVTSSEEPNAAVNEPEGTAPEEIPYWEANEDEYEVFDLRIIHRKNRTGFEESKEFPIVLQTVIAGRYYVTEYLGSAAFSKVVQAHDLQTGIDVCLKIIKNDKDFFDQSLDEIKLLKYVNKHDPVDEHHLLRLYDYFYHQEHLFIVCELLRANLYEFQKYNMESGGEPYFTMGRLQAIARQCLEALDYLHGLGIIHCDLKPENVLIKSYSRCEIKVIDLGSSCFQNDNLCLYVQSRSYRAPEVILGLPYGPKIDIWSLGCILAELCSGEVLFPNDGVVMLLARMIGLIGPIDLEMLLRGQETHKYFTKEFDLYHIIEDTDQMEFIIPEQSSLDHHLPVSDSGFMEFLKHLLQINPRGRPTARQALDHPWLSFPY, from the exons ATGGAGGAAGAGGTCCAACTTGTGTTAGAATTTCTTAGAAAAAATGGGTTTAAAAATGTTGAATTTGCATTAAAAGAAGATCTTACTGAAATTAATACTATTagtactactaataataatacaattaatacaattaataattttaataataatgttGATGTTGATGATGGCTGTTTATGTGATTTGGAGAAATTTGTGTTTCCAATGATGCCCCCTCCAGTTAAACTTCCAATCCATTCTCGCCGGACCCGGGTAGCTGATTCGGGTTTGGGTTCGGTTCCGGTTTCGGGTTTGAATTCGGGAAGTGGGTCTGGCCTGGATGAGTCAGGGGATGATGAGTTCAAGAGTATGAAGTCTTCTACTTCTGCCAGTGGTGTTTACTCTTCAG ATTTCAGTAACCCATATGGACAGCGGTCCACTACACAACCAGGTTCCGGAACTTCTTCTGATAGATTATCTCAGTTTGGTACCGCAAGAGAGTACCAAGAATTCGATATGCAAACTGACTTGTGGTATGATGATAAGGATGATGGGCCGTATATGACTCCTAGCTTTGGTGGGTTGGATCCTTTTGGTTGCCCGACTGAGGATAAGTTTGTCATGACTTCCGAGACTGGAACTCTTTCAAAGAACCCATTTTCTTTTAATCGTTTGTCTGAAGGATCAGAGGGAAGTGACAGTCGTTTTGAATACCCATTTCAATCTCACGATATTCGCATTGAAAATATTGATAATGGGCAAGTAAAGGACTATTACCATCTTGATGATGAACTTAACCCTCAAGTAGGCATTAGATGGGAGCTTGATCGCGCTGGTTATAGTGATGTTGAAGATATTGATTCCAAGTTGAAAGAATTTAGTTTGAAGGATTCGGTCCAGGAACCGGATGGCTCTAGAAATATATATGAAGCCGAAAAGCAGGAGTTGCTTGTAGTAAACCGTTATGATTTTGGACCCGGTGATTGCAAGGAATTGGTTACAAGTTCTGAAGAGCCAAATGCTGCAGTAAATGAGCCGGAAGGGACGGCACCAGAGGAGATTCCATATTGGGAGGCCAATGAAGATGAGTACGAAGTATTTGATTTGAGAATCATTCACAGGAAAAACAG GACGGGATTTGAAGAGAGTAAAGAGTTTCCAATTGTTCTGCAAACAGTCATTGCAGGACGGTATTATGTTACTGAGTACCTCGGTTCTGCAGCTTTCAGCAAAGTTGTTCAGGCACATGATCTCCAGACTGGCATTGATGTTTgcctaaaaatcattaaaaacgACAAAGATTTTTTTGACCAAAGTTTGGATGAAATCAAACTTCTGAAGTACGTAAATAAGCATGATCCTGTTGACGAGCATCATCTCTTACGTCTCTATGACTACTTCTATCATCAG GAGCACCTTTTCATAGTTTGTGAACTTCTTCGAGCAAATTTGTATGAATTTCAGAAATATAATATGGAATCTGGTGGAGAACCATATTTTACAATGGGCAGATTGCAG GCCATAGCACGACAGTGTCTGGAGGCGTTGGATTATCTGCATGGTTTGGGAATTATCCATTGTGATCTAAAGCCTGAGAATGTTTTGATCAAGAGCTACAGCAGATGTGAAATAAAAGTTATTGATTTAGGAAGCAGTTGTTTTCAGAATGACAACTTGTGCCTCTACGTTCAATCACGATCCTACAGGGCACCTGAAGTCATCTTAGGACTTCCATATGGTCCCAAAATAGATATATGGTCCTTAGGCTGTATTCTTGCTGAGCTATGCTCTGGTGAG GTACTTTTCCCAAATGACGGTGTTGTCATGTTGCTGGCTCGCATGATTGGTCTGATCGGTCCCATTGATCTGGAGATGCTATTGAGAGGACAAGAAACACATAAATACTTCACCAAAGAGTTTGATCTATATCACATAATTGAG GATACCGATCAGATGGAGTTCATAATTCCTGAACAATCTTCCTTGGATCATCACCTCCCAGTTTCCGATTCTGGGTTCATGGAGTTTTTGAAACACTTGCTTCAAATAAATCCTCGAGGACGTCCTACAGCAAGACAAGCTCTAGACCACCCTTGGCTATCCTTCCCATATTAG